A part of Armatimonadota bacterium genomic DNA contains:
- a CDS encoding YegS/Rv2252/BmrU family lipid kinase produces the protein MADGARTVSAILNVRSRRGAEWAKTAKAALEQHGVTVHDWNVFRKTDKMVARARELVAAQTPIVLVGGGDGTLGAVANVFASTSTVMAVLPAGTGNAFAKDLGIKADLEEAAKTVATGREAHVDIGQVNGRPFVNVVTVGLTTQIAEGLDPLAKKLLGKGAYALAVLRALRDVRPFQVTVDADGKRVHMTTMQVVVGTGRFHGGPFVLSPDASLVSGELTGYAVRASKKSELLRYALLVTKGLHVALPEVESFDAEKIRIETTPPMSVTVDGETCLKTPVDCAVLPRALRVLVPEDQELSPVD, from the coding sequence GTGGCGGACGGGGCGCGGACGGTTTCGGCGATCTTGAACGTCCGTTCCCGGCGCGGGGCCGAGTGGGCCAAAACCGCCAAGGCCGCGCTGGAGCAGCACGGCGTCACCGTCCATGACTGGAACGTCTTCCGCAAGACCGACAAGATGGTCGCCCGCGCGCGCGAGCTCGTCGCGGCCCAGACCCCGATCGTGCTCGTCGGCGGCGGAGACGGCACGCTCGGGGCGGTCGCCAACGTCTTCGCCTCGACCAGCACCGTGATGGCGGTCCTTCCTGCGGGGACGGGCAACGCCTTCGCGAAAGACCTCGGGATCAAGGCGGACCTGGAAGAGGCGGCGAAGACGGTCGCGACAGGGCGCGAGGCCCACGTCGACATCGGACAGGTCAACGGCCGTCCGTTCGTCAACGTCGTCACGGTCGGGCTCACGACGCAGATCGCGGAGGGTCTCGACCCGCTCGCCAAGAAACTGCTCGGCAAGGGCGCGTACGCGTTGGCGGTGCTGCGGGCCTTGCGCGACGTGCGGCCGTTCCAGGTGACGGTCGATGCGGACGGCAAGCGCGTCCACATGACGACGATGCAGGTCGTCGTCGGGACGGGGCGGTTCCACGGCGGGCCGTTCGTGCTGTCGCCGGACGCCAGCCTCGTGAGCGGCGAGCTGACGGGCTACGCGGTGCGGGCGAGCAAGAAGTCGGAGCTGCTGCGTTACGCGCTCCTCGTGACGAAGGGGCTGCACGTGGCGTTGCCGGAGGTCGAGTCGTTCGACGCGGAGAAGATCCGGATCGAGACGACGCCGCCGATGTCGGTGACGGTCGACGGCGAGACGTGCCTGAAGACGCCGGTGGACTGCGCCGTCCTCCCTCGCGCGTTGCGCGTGCTCGTTCCCGAGGACCAAGAGCTTTCGCCTGTCGATTGA
- a CDS encoding erythromycin esterase family protein, translating to MVATVIAVSYVLAAPGRDLDLDKAVHGLASSTRLSPGDKSILRNAVGGARVVFLGELTHGDGTSFEVKTELVKFFHDEMGFDALIWESGLYDCAEMDAELGGKKPLDDVARSGVFGHWSTAVQSFPVFEYARQTRKSERPLRMAGFDLQNSGTAGYSMFPDILGWFDGSPALTAEDRKAVQDAFEAARSAGQAADPQKAMADAVAAVNATAPRFLRAYEREKKTLDKAWGDRAPFRAQVLKSTERAAEMLRLNSEAAEKGTGISGPYNLREAQNAANLAWLLDNPLKGKKVVVWAHNAHVFRGLPGVGSGVGRSPRPGDLDSMGRLFARDRKDRTYVIGFLAYQGSWSWLGNPEITFETAKDGTLEAALHRQGHALSFVDLKGLPPKHALRKPLPAVIDRQNPFTLETVWPDGFDGVVFIDAMKPRVQRKPAG from the coding sequence ATGGTGGCCACGGTCATAGCCGTTTCGTACGTGCTCGCCGCGCCGGGGAGAGACCTGGATCTGGACAAAGCCGTCCACGGGCTTGCGTCCTCGACGCGACTTTCGCCCGGCGACAAGTCGATCCTCCGCAATGCGGTCGGAGGGGCGCGCGTGGTCTTCCTCGGCGAACTGACCCACGGCGACGGCACCTCGTTCGAAGTCAAAACGGAACTGGTCAAGTTCTTCCACGACGAGATGGGTTTCGATGCTCTGATCTGGGAGTCAGGACTCTACGACTGCGCCGAAATGGACGCCGAGCTCGGTGGCAAGAAACCGCTCGATGACGTCGCACGGTCGGGCGTCTTCGGACACTGGTCGACGGCCGTCCAGTCGTTCCCCGTCTTCGAGTACGCCCGCCAGACGCGCAAGTCCGAACGGCCGCTCCGAATGGCCGGTTTCGACCTCCAGAACTCGGGCACGGCCGGCTACTCGATGTTCCCCGACATCCTCGGATGGTTCGACGGCTCGCCCGCTCTCACCGCCGAAGACCGAAAGGCGGTCCAAGACGCTTTCGAGGCGGCGCGAAGCGCGGGCCAAGCGGCCGACCCCCAAAAGGCGATGGCCGACGCCGTCGCCGCCGTCAACGCGACCGCCCCCAGGTTCCTCCGCGCCTACGAACGAGAAAAGAAGACATTGGACAAGGCGTGGGGCGATCGGGCGCCGTTCCGGGCGCAGGTCTTGAAGAGCACGGAGCGGGCGGCCGAAATGCTCCGGCTGAACAGCGAAGCGGCCGAAAAGGGAACGGGGATCTCCGGACCGTACAACCTCAGAGAGGCCCAGAACGCGGCCAACTTAGCTTGGTTGCTCGACAACCCCCTGAAAGGGAAGAAGGTCGTCGTCTGGGCGCACAACGCCCACGTTTTCCGCGGTCTTCCCGGCGTCGGTTCCGGCGTCGGCCGCTCGCCGCGACCGGGCGATCTGGACTCGATGGGACGCCTCTTCGCTCGAGACCGCAAAGACCGGACGTACGTGATCGGGTTCCTGGCCTACCAGGGAAGCTGGTCGTGGCTCGGCAATCCCGAGATCACGTTCGAAACCGCGAAGGACGGCACCCTTGAAGCCGCTTTGCACCGCCAAGGGCACGCGCTCTCGTTCGTGGACCTCAAGGGCCTCCCCCCGAAGCACGCCCTCCGCAAGCCCCTGCCCGCCGTCATCGACAGGCAGAACCCCTTCACCCTTGAAACGGTGTGGCCGGACGGGTTCGACGGCGTGGTCTTCATCGACGCGATGAAGCCGCGGGTCCAGCGGAAGCCTGCAGGCTGA
- a CDS encoding TlpA family protein disulfide reductase, with product MKRFVFSFIAAVAVFSFAGAQQASGKDVLKQVNDYRSGLIKEARDAKKTVDFQELTDKTKAKIAQLTAGIDFTKVEASECLDWARVMQMAGDNKSVCDLAKRYLETGPNDTDRFQAMYLMASACNAQGEADMLAVTLNDIPVPTFNESNQIGMMTTNVFVDTIYDKKGLAPALATLDAVERKLTFEDPKAYSQRMLPIRKRNQSAPNAKPKTDEELTAELEAACKNSNESTRFSFANKRADLYSTAGKRDAAIEVLETAIAKIDKASPNFRRANAALTMIRLTGATAPAIVSERSHGAYEGLESLKGKVVIVDFFAHWCGPCIAAFPEMEKMYAELKDKGLEIVGVTTYYGYYKGEGMPDRNLPKDVEFGKMKDFMTEHKIPWSVVYGERTNLDAYGVTGIPTAVLIGRDGKVRELHVGYSPESFKKFRQEVEKILSER from the coding sequence GTGAAGAGGTTCGTGTTCTCCTTCATCGCGGCGGTCGCGGTCTTCAGCTTCGCGGGCGCCCAACAGGCCAGCGGCAAAGACGTCCTGAAACAGGTCAACGACTATCGCTCCGGGTTGATCAAGGAGGCGCGGGACGCGAAGAAGACCGTCGACTTCCAGGAGCTGACGGACAAGACGAAGGCCAAGATCGCGCAATTGACCGCGGGGATCGATTTCACGAAGGTCGAAGCATCGGAATGCCTCGATTGGGCGCGTGTCATGCAAATGGCGGGCGACAACAAGTCCGTTTGCGACTTGGCGAAGAGGTATTTGGAGACCGGCCCGAACGACACGGACCGTTTTCAGGCGATGTACCTCATGGCTTCCGCCTGCAACGCGCAAGGCGAGGCCGACATGTTGGCCGTGACATTGAACGATATCCCTGTCCCGACCTTCAACGAATCGAACCAGATCGGCATGATGACCACGAACGTGTTCGTCGACACGATTTATGACAAGAAGGGCTTAGCTCCGGCGCTGGCCACCTTGGACGCCGTCGAAAGGAAGCTGACGTTCGAAGACCCGAAGGCGTATTCGCAGCGCATGCTGCCGATACGGAAGCGGAACCAGTCGGCCCCGAACGCCAAGCCGAAAACCGACGAGGAACTGACCGCCGAGTTGGAAGCCGCCTGCAAGAACAGCAACGAGTCGACCCGGTTCTCGTTCGCGAACAAACGCGCCGACCTGTACTCCACGGCCGGTAAGCGCGATGCGGCCATCGAAGTCCTCGAGACGGCCATCGCGAAGATCGACAAAGCTTCGCCCAACTTCCGCCGGGCCAACGCGGCCTTGACGATGATCCGGTTGACAGGTGCGACCGCTCCTGCGATCGTCAGCGAGCGTTCGCACGGCGCTTACGAAGGGCTCGAAAGCCTGAAGGGCAAGGTCGTGATCGTGGACTTTTTCGCCCACTGGTGCGGCCCGTGCATCGCGGCCTTTCCTGAGATGGAGAAGATGTACGCCGAATTGAAGGACAAGGGCCTGGAGATCGTCGGCGTGACGACGTACTACGGCTACTACAAGGGCGAAGGCATGCCGGACCGCAATCTCCCGAAGGACGTCGAGTTCGGAAAGATGAAGGACTTCATGACCGAGCACAAGATCCCGTGGTCCGTCGTTTATGGCGAACGCACGAACTTGGACGCCTACGGCGTGACCGGGATTCCGACCGCGGTCTTGATCGGCCGGGACGGCAAGGTCCGTGAACTCCATGTCGGGTACAGCCCCGAGAGCTTCAAGAAATTCAGGCAAGAAGTCGAGAAAATCCTGAGCGAAAGGTAG
- a CDS encoding DUF2961 domain-containing protein — protein sequence MTPWALAVVTAGSGSVVDFESLIKEATDLTAHARLPVPAYRALQASSRNRESVHRDRPGWFADGDGTGFLRTVERAGRTEWTVMEHDGPGCLTAVWTPYFYYSLEDRTGPNVRVYLDGSDRPVIDEPLIRFVRGEGSVPEPFAFPTARAGDSYLPVPFAKSCRVTMTAKPFYYRIDYRAYERGTAVRTFQKSDGDKALSLAATVGRRWTAPPRVLADKDLHDLQAQGSYSVRLPGGPRAVTGIRIDLPESVGRPQSLRNVVLVATFDGERSVWCPVGDFFSNADGLHPFSTMQRRSVGDGTFFCTWPMPYRKDATLTLLNLGDTKVRASLAATTASWRWDSRSMHFHASWRPDDVAVGSVFQDWNFVDVLGKGVYVGDSWTVVNPQRDTWWGEGDEKFYVDDDWKRGFPSHFGTGTEDYYGWAGGVLPDRRDEFSRPFLANVRVGGLDGHTMGVNVCTRSRALDAVPFDDRLRFDMESSFGTDIRQPWNLLGYSSVAFWYGRPGASDNRPPQPRAASLPILTVQNLQRRSDAIREKVGRARTLRTSYQDP from the coding sequence ATGACCCCATGGGCCCTTGCCGTCGTGACCGCGGGAAGCGGGTCCGTCGTCGACTTTGAGAGCCTGATCAAAGAGGCGACCGACCTCACGGCCCACGCGCGTCTGCCCGTGCCGGCGTACCGGGCGCTTCAGGCTTCGAGCAGGAACCGGGAATCGGTCCATCGCGACCGGCCAGGGTGGTTTGCCGACGGAGACGGTACGGGCTTTCTGAGAACGGTCGAAAGAGCGGGCCGGACCGAGTGGACGGTCATGGAGCACGACGGTCCCGGGTGCCTGACCGCTGTTTGGACGCCGTACTTCTATTACAGTCTTGAAGATAGGACCGGCCCGAACGTCCGCGTCTATCTCGACGGTTCGGACCGGCCCGTCATCGACGAGCCGCTGATCCGGTTCGTTCGCGGCGAGGGGAGCGTGCCGGAGCCCTTTGCCTTTCCCACGGCCAGGGCGGGCGACTCCTATCTTCCTGTCCCGTTCGCCAAGTCGTGCCGCGTCACGATGACGGCCAAGCCCTTCTACTACCGCATCGACTACCGCGCCTACGAGCGCGGAACGGCGGTCCGGACGTTCCAGAAGTCCGATGGTGACAAGGCCCTGTCGCTTGCCGCGACCGTGGGCCGACGCTGGACGGCGCCTCCCCGTGTCCTGGCTGACAAGGACCTTCACGACTTACAGGCCCAGGGTTCCTACTCTGTCCGATTACCCGGCGGTCCCAGGGCTGTCACGGGCATCAGGATCGATCTCCCGGAGTCCGTGGGCCGGCCACAGTCGCTCCGCAACGTCGTCCTCGTCGCCACGTTCGACGGAGAGCGTTCGGTCTGGTGTCCGGTCGGAGACTTCTTCAGCAATGCCGACGGCCTTCACCCGTTCTCGACGATGCAACGCCGGTCCGTCGGCGACGGCACGTTCTTCTGCACATGGCCGATGCCGTACCGGAAGGACGCCACCTTGACGTTGCTGAACTTGGGAGACACGAAGGTCCGGGCCTCTTTGGCCGCAACGACGGCGTCGTGGCGATGGGATTCCCGGTCGATGCACTTCCACGCGTCTTGGCGGCCTGACGACGTCGCCGTGGGATCCGTATTCCAAGACTGGAACTTTGTCGACGTTCTTGGCAAGGGCGTGTACGTGGGAGACTCCTGGACGGTCGTGAACCCTCAACGCGACACGTGGTGGGGTGAGGGGGACGAAAAGTTCTATGTCGACGACGACTGGAAGCGGGGCTTTCCGAGCCACTTCGGCACGGGGACCGAAGACTATTACGGTTGGGCGGGCGGCGTTTTGCCCGATCGGCGGGACGAGTTCTCGCGACCGTTCCTGGCGAACGTCAGAGTCGGCGGCCTGGACGGACACACGATGGGAGTGAACGTCTGCACCCGGTCCAGGGCGCTCGACGCCGTCCCGTTCGACGACCGATTGAGGTTCGACATGGAGTCGTCGTTCGGCACCGACATCCGGCAGCCCTGGAACCTGCTGGGTTACTCTTCGGTCGCTTTTTGGTACGGTCGTCCTGGAGCTTCCGACAACCGGCCGCCCCAGCCCCGTGCCGCGAGTCTTCCCATTCTGACCGTACAGAACCTGCAGCGCCGCTCGGACGCGATCCGAGAGAAAGTCGGACGCGCGCGAACCCTCCGAACGTCGTATCAAGACCCATGA
- a CDS encoding AAA family ATPase codes for MDPEASIVIVSGPPASGKTSVSLALAALFPRSLRIPVDDLREWVVSGISQPVPEWTEETERQFALAEDAAADVAVRYLGGGFTVVLDHCRRPENIDAWAARSFGGRHVHKVALLPHLSTCLKRNRSRSDKSFDPDVLEPVIRTVRDAYDQADLRDWLVHPNLGTVESTALELFQALCDA; via the coding sequence ATGGATCCCGAAGCGTCGATCGTGATCGTTTCCGGTCCACCGGCCTCAGGAAAGACGAGCGTCTCCTTGGCGTTGGCCGCCTTGTTCCCCCGGAGCCTCCGCATCCCTGTCGACGATCTCCGCGAGTGGGTCGTCAGCGGAATCTCGCAGCCGGTCCCCGAGTGGACCGAGGAGACGGAGCGGCAGTTCGCGCTCGCCGAGGACGCGGCCGCCGACGTCGCCGTCCGTTATCTGGGCGGCGGCTTTACGGTCGTGCTCGATCATTGCCGTCGACCGGAGAACATCGACGCGTGGGCGGCCCGTTCCTTCGGAGGACGGCACGTCCACAAGGTCGCCCTCCTTCCCCACCTGAGCACGTGCTTGAAGCGCAACCGGTCGCGTTCGGACAAGTCCTTCGACCCTGACGTTTTGGAGCCCGTGATCCGGACCGTGCGCGACGCATACGACCAAGCGGACCTGAGAGACTGGTTGGTCCATCCTAACTTGGGGACCGTCGAGTCGACCGCGCTCGAACTCTTCCAGGCGCTCTGCGACGCCTGA
- a CDS encoding response regulator transcription factor — translation MKILVIEDDLVIASQISRFLEKEKFQVNVARSGLQGEEAALASEFSLIVLDIMLPERDGWTVCENLRRAKVTTPILMLTARDSVEDRIRGLEGGADDYLPKPFDIRELKARIDALLRRDKVHRTGTVTVGDLTIDTHAHTVSRAGREIKLTPREFSLLEALARNEGRTLTRDVILERVWDDEESLLNSVNFHVASLRKKVDADFPVKLIHTVHGIGYVLKAGGA, via the coding sequence GTGAAGATCTTGGTCATCGAAGACGATCTGGTGATCGCTTCCCAGATCTCACGGTTCCTCGAAAAAGAGAAGTTCCAAGTGAACGTGGCGAGGAGCGGCCTCCAAGGCGAGGAGGCCGCCCTCGCTTCCGAGTTCTCGCTGATCGTCCTGGACATCATGCTCCCCGAGCGCGACGGCTGGACGGTGTGTGAAAACCTGCGACGCGCCAAGGTCACGACGCCGATCCTCATGTTGACCGCACGGGATTCGGTCGAAGACCGGATCCGGGGACTGGAGGGCGGCGCCGACGACTATCTGCCGAAGCCTTTCGACATCCGGGAACTCAAAGCGCGGATCGACGCGTTGCTCCGTCGCGACAAGGTGCATCGGACCGGCACGGTCACGGTGGGAGACTTGACGATCGATACCCACGCCCACACGGTCTCAAGGGCCGGGCGCGAGATCAAACTCACGCCGCGGGAGTTTTCGCTCCTCGAGGCGCTCGCCCGCAACGAGGGTCGGACGCTCACGCGGGACGTCATCCTCGAGCGGGTCTGGGACGATGAGGAGAGCCTCCTGAACAGCGTCAACTTCCATGTCGCGTCCCTAAGGAAGAAAGTCGATGCGGACTTCCCGGTCAAGTTGATCCATACGGTCCATGGGATCGGATACGTCTTGAAGGCGGGCGGCGCTTGA
- a CDS encoding HAMP domain-containing histidine kinase: protein MKSFRGQVTAWIAAVVALSLTALGGTMTAVNLSRMRSDLDRGLRDRAEAFSRGPRGPRFGIGGPGGPPMLSDGQPGPGPALRQQGPFPGDDSDLIAAIRRPRVLENPTEGPPPQGADFFDPPAIDAARQGRAGYSDRLYRKTPVRVFTMPFLGQDGVRRIVQTAQETTFIEDAATVQVRTMVTVIPLAVVAALGVAYFLTGRVVRPIADMEATVGAIAEGELSARLPTQGLDEFARLGGRFNTMAERVESSVNGLQASLEQQKRFTADASHELRTPLTRLQLATSAGLDAPPEEARDALKVADEAARDMSRLVRQLLELAQADAGTLARPTGTVDLRVIASDAVAKLPPGGPEVLVDLAERAVGVNGDADRLERAVLNLLENARRHTPSDGTVTVTVKVASDGRALLSVVDTGEGIAPEHLPRLTDRFYRVDAARDRDAGGSGLGLAIVHEIVKAHDGLLAIESGPGRGTTVTLSLPLPAP, encoded by the coding sequence TTGAAGTCCTTCCGTGGTCAGGTGACGGCCTGGATCGCGGCCGTCGTCGCGCTTTCTCTGACGGCGCTCGGCGGAACGATGACGGCCGTGAACCTCAGTCGGATGCGCAGCGACCTCGACCGGGGGCTCAGGGACCGGGCAGAAGCGTTCAGCCGCGGCCCAAGGGGCCCGAGATTCGGCATCGGGGGTCCGGGCGGGCCACCGATGTTGAGCGACGGGCAACCTGGCCCAGGCCCGGCGCTTCGGCAACAAGGCCCGTTCCCCGGGGACGACTCCGACCTGATCGCCGCCATCCGCCGCCCGAGAGTCCTCGAAAACCCTACGGAGGGACCACCGCCTCAGGGTGCCGACTTCTTCGACCCGCCGGCGATCGACGCGGCCCGACAAGGACGGGCGGGCTATTCGGACCGCCTCTACCGCAAGACACCTGTCCGGGTCTTCACCATGCCGTTCCTGGGACAGGACGGAGTCCGGCGCATCGTCCAGACGGCTCAGGAAACGACGTTCATCGAGGACGCTGCGACCGTGCAAGTCCGCACGATGGTGACCGTCATCCCTCTGGCGGTCGTGGCCGCCCTCGGCGTGGCGTACTTTCTTACGGGCCGGGTCGTCCGCCCGATCGCGGACATGGAGGCGACGGTGGGCGCCATCGCCGAGGGCGAACTTTCGGCCCGTTTACCGACCCAAGGCCTGGACGAGTTCGCACGGCTCGGCGGCCGGTTCAACACGATGGCCGAGCGGGTCGAATCGTCGGTCAATGGGTTACAGGCTTCGCTCGAACAGCAGAAGCGCTTTACCGCTGACGCGTCGCACGAGCTTCGGACGCCCCTCACGCGGCTTCAACTCGCGACGAGCGCCGGTCTCGACGCCCCGCCAGAGGAAGCCCGCGATGCCCTTAAGGTGGCTGACGAAGCCGCTCGGGACATGTCCCGCCTCGTCCGACAGCTCCTTGAACTGGCCCAAGCCGATGCGGGAACGTTGGCTCGGCCGACGGGCACCGTTGACCTCCGCGTCATCGCAAGCGACGCGGTCGCGAAACTCCCTCCGGGCGGCCCTGAAGTCCTCGTGGACCTGGCCGAGAGGGCCGTCGGGGTCAACGGCGACGCCGACCGGCTCGAGCGGGCGGTCCTCAACCTCTTGGAGAACGCCCGTCGGCATACGCCTTCGGACGGGACGGTGACGGTGACGGTCAAGGTCGCTTCGGACGGACGGGCGCTCCTCTCCGTAGTGGACACGGGCGAGGGTATCGCGCCGGAACACTTGCCCCGTCTGACCGACCGTTTCTACCGCGTGGACGCGGCGAGGGACCGTGACGCGGGCGGATCCGGTCTGGGACTTGCGATCGTCCACGAGATCGTGAAAGCGCACGACGGCTTGCTCGCCATCGAGAGCGGACCGGGGCGCGGCACCACCGTGACCCTGTCCTTGCCGTTGCCGGCCCCCTAG
- a CDS encoding Nramp family divalent metal transporter — MLGFESTANKGNGFRSLPEVFRSVAVPKNGSWLRRFLAFAGPGFLVSVGYMDPGNWGTDLKGGSLFGYALLWVIFVSNIAAQFLQILCARMGLVTGKDLAMACRDYYKKPAAMALWLLCEIAIVACDLAEVVGSAVALNLLFQIPLAWGVLITGFDVLLLLAFMKLGFRKIEAIVLTLVATVFACFAYEIVLAKPDWGLVAKGTFVPTMPNTEALLVSLGILGATVMPHNLYLHSSIVQTRRTGEGKEGLREAIKFNTIDTVVALSFAFFVNAAILILAASVFSGSRTGVTELQQGHELLRTALGGASATVFAVALLASGQSSTITGTLAGQIVMEGFLKIRIAPWLRRMITRLLAIVPAIVLIQLSGGKDTVQLLVLSQVVLSMQLPFAIFPLVMVTSDKRRMGEFVNKPWVKWLGYGVCTAIGGLNVYLLVETIGPVWVGVIGAVMALFAAYVMFVYKGRPEEPAV; from the coding sequence ATGCTGGGTTTCGAGTCCACTGCGAACAAAGGGAACGGGTTCCGGTCGTTGCCGGAGGTCTTCCGGTCCGTCGCCGTCCCGAAGAACGGGTCGTGGCTCCGAAGGTTCTTGGCGTTCGCCGGGCCAGGGTTCTTGGTCAGCGTCGGCTATATGGACCCCGGGAACTGGGGCACCGACCTGAAGGGCGGGTCGCTGTTCGGTTACGCGCTCTTGTGGGTGATCTTCGTCTCGAACATCGCGGCGCAGTTCCTCCAGATCCTGTGCGCCCGGATGGGGTTGGTGACGGGGAAGGACCTCGCGATGGCCTGCCGCGACTACTACAAGAAGCCTGCGGCGATGGCGCTCTGGCTCTTGTGCGAGATCGCGATCGTGGCGTGCGACCTCGCCGAAGTCGTCGGTTCGGCGGTGGCCTTGAACCTCTTGTTCCAGATCCCCCTCGCTTGGGGCGTCCTGATCACCGGCTTCGACGTGCTTCTCCTCCTCGCCTTCATGAAGCTCGGTTTCCGGAAGATCGAAGCGATCGTCTTGACCTTGGTCGCGACCGTCTTCGCCTGTTTCGCCTATGAGATCGTGTTGGCCAAGCCCGACTGGGGACTCGTCGCGAAGGGGACGTTCGTTCCGACGATGCCGAACACGGAAGCGCTCCTCGTCTCGCTCGGCATCCTGGGCGCGACCGTCATGCCGCACAACCTCTACCTTCACTCGAGCATCGTCCAGACGCGGCGTACCGGCGAAGGAAAGGAGGGCCTCCGCGAAGCGATCAAGTTCAACACGATCGATACCGTCGTGGCCCTCAGTTTTGCGTTCTTCGTCAATGCGGCGATCTTGATCTTGGCGGCATCCGTCTTTTCAGGTTCGCGGACCGGGGTCACAGAACTGCAACAAGGGCACGAACTCTTGAGGACCGCGCTGGGAGGCGCTTCGGCCACGGTGTTCGCCGTCGCCTTGCTCGCCTCGGGCCAGTCGTCCACGATCACGGGCACGCTCGCCGGCCAGATCGTGATGGAGGGCTTCTTGAAGATCAGGATCGCGCCCTGGCTCCGGAGAATGATCACGCGCCTTCTTGCCATCGTGCCCGCCATCGTTCTCATACAGCTCAGTGGCGGAAAGGACACGGTCCAACTCTTGGTCCTATCGCAAGTCGTACTCTCGATGCAACTTCCGTTCGCGATCTTCCCGTTGGTCATGGTGACGAGCGACAAGCGCCGAATGGGCGAATTCGTCAACAAGCCTTGGGTGAAGTGGCTGGGCTATGGCGTCTGCACGGCGATCGGCGGCCTCAACGTGTACTTGCTCGTCGAAACGATCGGCCCCGTCTGGGTCGGCGTCATCGGGGCGGTCATGGCGCTCTTCGCGGCGTACGTGATGTTCGTCTACAAAGGTCGGCCGGAAGAGCCGGCGGTCTAG
- the mntR gene encoding manganese-binding transcriptional regulator MntR, translating to MSEAHRFNRTRDAHRTELAEDYVEAILELIQEKGEARLTDLSERFGVAHPTVSKTLKRLETAGLVALRPYKSANLTDAGRTLAEECKARHAKVVAFLLALGVDRETAEIDAEGIEHHVSDTTLTAMVAFTARTPKP from the coding sequence ATGTCCGAAGCCCATCGATTCAACCGGACCCGGGACGCCCACCGCACGGAGCTCGCCGAGGACTATGTCGAAGCGATCCTCGAGTTGATCCAGGAGAAGGGCGAAGCCCGGCTGACCGACCTGTCCGAACGGTTCGGGGTCGCGCATCCGACGGTCTCCAAAACGTTGAAGAGGCTCGAAACGGCCGGCCTGGTCGCTTTGCGGCCGTACAAGAGCGCCAATCTGACGGACGCCGGAAGGACACTGGCCGAGGAGTGCAAAGCCAGGCACGCCAAGGTCGTGGCGTTCCTGCTCGCGCTCGGGGTCGACCGGGAGACGGCAGAGATCGACGCCGAAGGGATCGAGCACCACGTCAGTGACACGACCTTGACGGCGATGGTCGCCTTTACGGCGCGGACACCGAAACCGTGA
- a CDS encoding (2Fe-2S)-binding protein codes for MPAYKFKVNGKDQAVDVMADTPLLWVLRDTLGLCGTKYGCGVGDCGACTVLVDGEAKRSCQITAEEAAGKQVLTIESLPADGTHALQKAWIEEDVPQCGYCQSGQIMAAYALLKETPSPSDHQIDEAMDRNLCRCGTYQRIKAAVKRAAKSGGVA; via the coding sequence ATGCCTGCGTACAAATTCAAGGTCAACGGCAAAGACCAAGCCGTGGACGTCATGGCGGACACGCCGCTCCTGTGGGTGCTCCGCGACACGCTCGGACTGTGCGGGACGAAGTACGGTTGCGGCGTCGGCGATTGCGGCGCGTGCACGGTGCTCGTCGACGGCGAAGCGAAGAGGTCGTGCCAGATCACGGCCGAGGAGGCCGCAGGAAAGCAGGTCTTGACGATCGAATCGCTGCCGGCCGACGGCACCCACGCCCTCCAGAAGGCTTGGATCGAGGAAGACGTGCCGCAATGCGGCTATTGTCAGTCGGGCCAGATCATGGCCGCCTACGCCCTCCTCAAGGAAACGCCGTCTCCCTCGGACCATCAGATCGACGAGGCCATGGACCGGAACCTTTGCCGTTGCGGCACCTACCAGAGGATCAAGGCCGCGGTCAAGCGTGCCGCGAAATCGGGAGGCGTGGCGTGA